The DNA window CGGGGGCGCAATGGTCTCGATCTGCAGGACGAGCTCCGCAGACGGAACGCGAGCGTACCCATCATCGTCATGACCGGCTACGGCGACGTCCCCACCTCCGTCCGCGCGTTCAAAGGCGGCGCGATCGACTTCCTCCGGAAGCCCGTCCCTCCGAAGGCGCTGCTCGAGCGCATCCGTGAGGCCCTCAGGCTCGATGCGCAGGCCCGCGACGCGACCGCGCAGCACGCCGAGCTGGCCGACCGCATCGCGCGAGAGCCAGAAGAAGGCGACGATCGCCGCGAAGCCACAGGATGCCGTGCGAGTCGTTCGGGTGCATGAAGAAGAGCATCGAGAGGAGCGCCTTTGTCGCCGCGATGGTGAGCTCGACGGGCGCGCGGAAATGGCCCCAGGTCGAAGTACGTGCGTCGTGAACGGAGCGACAGCGATGCTGACCGTACCGTTTCGGCTCCCTTGACCCAGCGACGACCCGCACGACGCCGTGACCCTCCCCGTGCAAGGCTTCAACGAGGGCGACGGCTCGGTGTCCAGGCCCGTCTGCCGCCGCGCTGGACAAGCCGCCGGGCTCGGGCGCAACATGAGGGCACCATGCACTCCGAGGACTGGCCCTTCCACTTCTTCACGGCGGCCTTCGGGCCGCGCGGGTGGAGCTGGCGGTGGCCGGAGGGCGAAGGCGCGCGCCCTCGGCAGGGCGACGCACTGACGGTCGCGATCCTGCGGGTCCTGAAGGAGCGACCCCGTACCGGCCCGGAGATCGTCGACGCCCTCGAGCAGCGTGTCGGCCCGTCTGCCGCCTCGGCGGCGACCGTCTACCCGACGCTGCAGCTCCTCGACGACCTCGGTCACGTGCGCGTGGTGGAGAGCGAAGGGAAGCGCGTCTACCACATCACCCCAGCAGGTGAGGCCTTCCTCGAGGAACACCGCGAGCCGAAGGAGGACGTCTTCGAGTGGGTGCGGGGCGCGGGCGGGGCGCTCGCCGAGCTGGGCCACGTGGTGGCGCGCCTCGCGACTGCCGCCTACCACCAGGCGTCTCGCTCGGAGGCGGCGGTCAAGCGGGTCGTCGAGATCCTCAGACGGGCTGCGGACGAGATCGAGCAGCTGCGCTGATCGGAGTACTCAGAGACGCAGTGGACGGATCGGCCGCAGGCGCTGTCGCGTCGGATCGAGCATCAGACCCACGCTCTCGAGCGCGAGGACGCCGAGCAGGCACGAGTCGTGGAGTCGGCCGAAGATCACGGTGGACGCTCCCTGACGGGCACCGATCTCGAAGAACGCCGTCCCGACCTGCCGCCTGACGCGCCTGCCGTCGGCAAGCTCGAAGGGTTCCGTCGCGTGCGGGCGAATGCCAATGCCGCGAAGCAGGGGGCCGGGACGACGGAATAGAGCGCCCACGGGGATGAGCACGGAACCGTCTCTAGCCGAGGAACATCCCGGTCATCAATCATCTCGGCCGAAGGTGGGACCGCGGGCCCTCGTCGCGCCTTG is part of the Deltaproteobacteria bacterium genome and encodes:
- a CDS encoding response regulator yields the protein RGRNGLDLQDELRRRNASVPIIVMTGYGDVPTSVRAFKGGAIDFLRKPVPPKALLERIREALRLDAQARDATAQHAELADRIAREPEEGDDRREATGCRASRSGA
- a CDS encoding PadR family transcriptional regulator, which codes for MHSEDWPFHFFTAAFGPRGWSWRWPEGEGARPRQGDALTVAILRVLKERPRTGPEIVDALEQRVGPSAASAATVYPTLQLLDDLGHVRVVESEGKRVYHITPAGEAFLEEHREPKEDVFEWVRGAGGALAELGHVVARLATAAYHQASRSEAAVKRVVEILRRAADEIEQLR
- a CDS encoding aspartyl protease; protein product: MLIPVGALFRRPGPLLRGIGIRPHATEPFELADGRRVRRQVGTAFFEIGARQGASTVIFGRLHDSCLLGVLALESVGLMLDPTRQRLRPIRPLRL